From Methylococcus capsulatus:
TTGACGTTCAGCAACAAAAAGGCCGCAGGACTGGTGAAAAAAGTTCTGCAGGCAGCCATTGCCAACGCCGAACACAACGAAGGTGCCGATGTGGATGAGCTGCGCGTCAAGACCGTATTCGTCGACGAAGGCCCTGTTCTCAAGCGGATGAGCGCCCGGGCTAAAGGGCGTGCAAATCGGATACTCAAGCGCACCTCGCACATCACC
This genomic window contains:
- the rplV gene encoding 50S ribosomal protein L22 — translated: MEALSRHRTARISPQKCRLVADQIRGLNVAAALDLLTFSNKKAAGLVKKVLQAAIANAEHNEGADVDELRVKTVFVDEGPVLKRMSARAKGRANRILKRTSHITVLVSDN